From Plectropomus leopardus isolate mb chromosome 4, YSFRI_Pleo_2.0, whole genome shotgun sequence, the proteins below share one genomic window:
- the LOC121941779 gene encoding peroxisome proliferator-activated receptor gamma coactivator-related protein 1, with amino-acid sequence MWSSKMAARWRGKDGHLNTGNSDFLASDTSHELVLSRRDVEGVEMDTQSCVDHSILAIFEDSTITSEDKSGAEEESQTLLSALTEMLDSVEDDDGTLSPFDTLPDTKLLTHTERTDSSEELTLADRLRPRSKSANISFTIKIDGEKKDKSKLERSSPPQLFKQQSQTLFHSRDKKAEAEVEVFTTTSLVNLVKLMHPYCLKLHVEEEDGKQRQNRTVFSQEEVWKYERPSEDSDEEINVVSDDEVTVEDTKAGDEKRNNDSLLKSALLNGSSSRTTPSKEKKRVSFGPVQVASFDDSVEKGLNERNHTSGNTSETVSNPLNGTKALESETTSSVMNSNKADEATPLKGETKAKSLSLQQYRQLRQKRRPLVEKQGNYMTKWPSVPEPPKELTPILDLQGQRQNSFGPKTAHHYPPSGADQLHRSQTPAHKTHHTSALHRPRPSEAKPSPHLCHSGLKHSRTASVITSAASLLSDATAHVRVPEKSPVKKPAQFSSDPPNPVLLPLPASRTTSPTTEHSSPESKVDVLVRDSNLDSTKHFPEIQNESSGLQRQPSSSGLKPEVLVNQVYTTLFKDIKNKLTEMASGISFRSPALPPTTTQTESSSECNKLQLQRCSLNLTKETKLEPETPKSRSSDTVKTHDSGIEAPDLTSLLEQFEETQAKEERVCENEPEPKRTVLPSNLQTDGHVDLDRTPSVGTHRGSTEALDNLSTSESPENPKTFKNLQMSECAHIPEPLGTEIILSTQQDLPARRKNLPSKAIQIIDPRPLPSKKTHANLSELPAAHASPHTYSSVCSDHDYCGPVDRSGQRSRASKLKDVSISSDASTYDSRAAAECIKQTSPVEAAETSAKSVVQHPSKQPCNVSADEVAALSESAAAEQDCSCAAEDKTAPCTLPTPPPSPPARGRDKRRYRRRSPRSDSGSSSSSSSSSSSSASPSPKRQKHRHKRSESSSCSSSSRSRSRSYSRSPPRRYRWSYSRSRCSRSRSRSWSQSRSPSRSRSPSPQVCHRRWRDVYSRRESRKLRREHEIRIQKLKAIDERRVVYVGRIRKSMTHNELRERFSQFGDVECVSLHFRDRGDHYGFVTFYNMDDAFAAIDNGGKLRKPDELPFDICFGGRRQFCNSDYADLDANRDSEPSPAKSRFEDLDFDSLLKQAQRGLKR; translated from the exons ATGTGGAGCAGCAAGATGGCGGCGCGGTGGAGGGGGAAAGACGGGCATTTAAATACCGGCAACAGCGACTTTCTGGCCTCCGACACTTCACACGAG ctggTCCTGAGTAGACGTGATGTGGAGGGTGTGGAGATGGACACACAGTCCTGCGTGGATCACTCAATCCTGGCCATTTTTGAGGACTCAACCATCACATCAGAG gATAAGAGTGGAGCGGAGGAAGAGAGTCAGACGCTGCTGTCGGCCCTGACTGAGATGCTGGACAGTGTGGAGGATGATGATGGGACTCTGTCTCCCTTTGACACCCTACCAGACACCAAGCTGCTCACCCACACAGAGCGCACGGACAGTTCAGAG GAACTGACACTTGCTGACAGACTTAGACCAAGGTCCAAATCAGCAAATATATCATTCACAATAAAGATTGatggagaaaagaaagataaaagcAAACTGGAGAGAAGCAGCCCTCCACAGCTGTTCAAACAACAGAGTCAAACATTGTTTCACTCCAGAGATAAGAAAGCGGAGGCTGAAGTCGAGGTCTTCACCACCACCTCTCTTGTCAACCTGGTGAAGCTCATGCACCCCTACTGCCTGAAGCTGCACGTGGAAGAGGAGGACGGCAAACAAAGACAGAATCGAACAGTATTCTCTCAGGAAGAGGTGTGGAAGTACGAGAGACCCAGTGAAGACAGCGATGAGGAGATAAATGTTGTGTCTGATGACGAGGTAACTGTGGAAGACACAAAAGCGGGGgatgaaaagagaaataatgACAGCCTCTTAAAGAGCGCACTACTGAATGGAAGCTCATCTAGAACGACACCATCCAAGGAGAAGAAACGAGTGAGCTTTGGCCCGGTTCAAGTGGCTTCATTTGATGATTCGGTAGAAAAGGGATTGAATGAGAGAAATCACACAAGTGGGAACACAAGTGAAACTGTGTCAAATCCACTGAACGGCACCAAAGCACTTGAATCCGAAACAACGTCCTCAGTAATGAACAGTAACAAGGCGGATGAGGCAACGCCACTTAAAGGTGAGACAAAAGCCAAATCACTCAGCCTCCAACAGTACAGGCAGCTGCGCCAAAAGAGGCGGCCCCTGGTGGAGAAACAGGGGAACTACATGACCAAGTGGCCCTCTGTTCCCGAGCCCCCCAAAGAGCTGACCCCCATCCTCGATTTACAgggacaaagacaaaacagcTTTGGACCAAAGACGGCGCACCATTATCCACCAAGTGGTGCTGATCAGCTGCATAGATCTCAAACTCCTGCTCACAAGACCCACCACACCTCTGCTCTGCACAGGCCCCGCCCCTCAGAGGCCAAACCATCCCCTCATCTATGTCACAGCGGATTAAAACACTCAAGGACTGCATCCGTAATCACCTCAGCTGCCAGTCTGCTGTCAGACGCCACAGCTCATGTCAGAGTGCCTGAAAAAAGTCCAGTAAAGAAACCAGCACAGTTCAGTAGTGACCCTCCAAACCCTGTCCTCCTCCCTCTACCAGCCAGCCGAACAACATCACCAACCACTGAGCACTCCTCGCCAGAGTCCAAAGTGGACGTCCTCGTCAGAGACTCCAACCTCGACAGCACCAAGCACTTTCCAGAAATCCAAAATGAATCCTCAGGCCTTCAAAGACAGCCATCCTCCTCAGGACTGAAGCCTGAGGTGTTAGTAAACCAGGTCTACACCACTCTGTTCAAGGACATTAAAAACAAGCTTACTGAGATGGCTTCAGGCATCTCCTTCAGATCTCCAGCACTGCCCCCAACCACAACACAAACTGAATCCTCCTCAGAGTGCAACAAACTACAGCTTCAAAGATGCAGCCTGAACCTGACGAAAGAAACCAAGCTGGAACCAGAGACTCCCAAGTCAAGAAGTTCAGATACAGTGAAGACACATGACTCAG GAATTGAAGCACCTGATCTGACCAGCCTGCTGGAACAGTTTGAGGAAACGCAAG CTAAAGAGGAGAGGGTGTGTGAGAACGAGCCAGAGCCCAAACGCACTGTTTTACCCTCAAACCTGCAAACAGATGGACATGTGGACTTGGACAGGACTCCGTCTGTAGGAACGCACAGAGGCTCTACGGAAGCACTTGATAACTTAAGCACTTCAGAATCCCCCGAGAATCCAAAAACCTTCAAGAATCTACAAATGTCGGAGTGTGCACACATCCCAGAGCCCCTCGGCACTGAAATCATCCTCAGCACTCAACAAGATCTGCCCGCAAGACGCAAAAATCTTCCCTCCAAGGCCATTCAGATTATCGACCCCCGTCCCTTGCCGTCCAAGAAGACACACGCCAACCTGTCAGAGCTCCCTGCTGCTCACGCCTCTCCTCATACGTACTCATCTGTATGCTCCGATCATGATTACTGCGGGCCAGTAGACCGTTCTGGTCAGCGCAGCAGAGCCTCTAAACTCAAGGACGTTTCTATAAGCTCTGATGCATCGACCTACGACTCACGTGCTGCTGCTGAATGCATAAAACAGACCTCACCTGTTGAGGCTGCTGAGACTTCTGCAAAGTCTGTGGTGCAGCATCCCTCCAAGCAACCATGCAACGTGTCCGCAGACGAAGTTGCGGCGCTCTCAGAAAGCGCTGCCGCAGAGCAAGACTGCAGTTGTGCAGCGGAAGACAAAACAGCCCCATGCACTCTCCCCACACCTCCACCCAGCCCTCCTGCCAGGGGGCGGGACAAAAGACGATATCGGAGAAGATCTCCTCGTTCTGACTCCGGCTCCAGCTCCTCATCATCGTCATCTTCCTCCAGCTCTGCATCTCCCTctccaaaaagacaaaa GCATCGTCACAAGCGGTCAGAGAGCAGCTCGTGTTCGTCGTcctctcgctctcgctctcgctcCTATTCCCGCTCCCCACCTCGGCGTTACAGGTGGTCTTACTCAAGATCAAGGTGTAGCAGGTCAAGATCCAGATCTTGGTCCCAGTCTAGGTCCCCATCCAGATCCAGATCGCCATCTCCACAGGTTTGCCATAGACGCTGGAGAGATGTTTACAG CCGCAGAGAGTCCAGGAAGCTCAGGAGAGAGCACGAGATCAGGATCCAGAAACTTAAAGCCATA GATGAGCGCAGGGTGGTGTATGTCGGCCGCATCCGCAAGTCCATGACACACAACGAACTGAGGGAACGCTTCTCTCAGTTCGGAGATGTCGAATGTGTGTCTCTTCACTTTAGAGACAGAGG CGACCACTACGGCTTTGTCACATTCTACAACATGGACGATGCTTTTGCGGCCATAGATAACGGCGGCAAACTACGGAAGCCCGATGAGCTGCCGTTTGACATCTGCTTTGGTGGAAGAAGACAGTTCTGTAACTCAGACTACGCCGACCTCG acGCGAACAGAGACTCAGAGCCGTCTCCTGCCAAGAGCAGGTTTGAGGACCTTGACTTTGACTCGCTGCTGAAACAGGCCCAGAGAGGATTAAAGAGGTAG